The genomic stretch GCGGCGGTGGAGCGGCTGACGGCCATCGCCCGGGCGCTGCGCTTCGGCGCGCTGGTGGCCTTCGCGGTGGTGCTCTCCGCCACCGTCGTCATCGTCGCGGCGACGCTCCAGCTGGCCATCTATTCGCGGCGCGAGGAGATCGAAATCCAGAAACTGGTGGGCGCGACGGACCGCTTCGTCAAGGCGCCCTTCCTGCTGGAGGGGCTGCTGCAGGGGCTGCTCGGCGCGGGCGTGGCGCTGCTGGGCCTGTGGGCCTTCGGACGGCTGGTGGGGCCCACGCTGGGCTCGCTCTTCGCCTTCCTGCTGGGGCCGGGCGTGGGCGCGCCCTGGGTGGAGCCGAGGCTGGCGCTGGAGCTGGTGGGCGCCGGCTGCGGCCTGGGGCTGGGCGGGAGCTTCGTCGCCGTGGGGCGCTTCCTGCGCGTATGAGCCGGCTCCTCGTCCTCGCCCTCGTCACAGTGCTCGCCAGTCCCCTGGCGCTCGCGCAGCAGCACGAGCAGCAGGAGCAGGCGGCGGTGCGCGAGAAGCTCTCCGCGCAGCGCGCGACGCTGGCGCTCATCGAGTCGAAGAAGCTCTCCGTGCTGGAGGGCCTGGAGCTGATGGAGGAGATGGTGGCCTTCTCCCGGCGGCGGGTGCGCGCGCTGGAGTCGGACCTGGTGGTGTTCCGCAAGCGCGTGGTGCTGGCCGAGCGCGAGGAGGCGCTCCTGCGCGAGGCGCTGCGCGTGCAGCTGCGCCGCCTGTCGCCCCGGCTGCGCACCCTGTACCGGGTGATGCGCCGCCGGCCGCTGGAGGTGCTCCTGTCCGCGGAGGACTTCGCCGCGCTGGTGTGGCGCGCGCGGGCGCTGGAGGCCAGCATGTCCGGCGACCTGGAGCTCTTGCGCGGCGTGCAGCGCGTGGCCCACCTGCAGCGCCAGTCGCTGCGGGAGCTCAAGCGGCTCCAGGCCTCGCTGACCACACGCGTCGCCTTCCTCCAGGAGCAGGAGCGGCTGGCCCGCGCCCAACACGAGGCGCTCGAGGAGGTGGTGGGTTCGCTCGCGGGCGAGGCGGAGCTGGCGCGGCGCGCGGTGCGCGAGCTGGAGCAGGCCGACGCGGAGCTCACCCAGGTGGTGCGCGACCTGAAGGAAGGCCCCGCCACCTCCGGCTTCGGCGCGCTGAAGGGCAAGCTGCCCCGCCCCACGCGAGGCATCGTCGAGGTGGGGTTCGGCAAGGTGGTCAACCCGCGCTTCAACACCGTCACCGTGCAGAAGGGGCTGGACATCCGCGCGCCCGCGGGAGCGCCCGTGCAGGCCGTGGCCGAGGGCACCGTCGTCTACGCGGGCGCGCTGCGCGGCTACGGCAACCTGCTCATCGTGGACCACGGCGACGGGTACCACACCCTCATGGCCCACCTGGCCTCCATCCTCCCGCAGCTGGGCGCCCCCGTGGTCGCGGGCGAGGTGGTGGGCGAGGTGGGCGATACCGGCTCGCTCAAGGGGCCCTATCTCTACTTCGAGGTCCGCAAGGCCGGGCAGGCCGTCGACCCCGCGCTCTGGCTGGCTCCTTCGCCCTGACGCACTGCGGCGACGTGGGACCGCGCGCATTATCCTGGAGGTATCCACGGAGGAGAGGAGGGGCCTGACGCATGGACCTCATGGACGGGATGCAGAAGGCGGTGCGGCGGGTGCTGGTGGCGCGGGGCGTGGAGTCGTCGACCGCCGAGGTGGGCGGGCAGGCGGTGCATTACTACTCCCTGAATGGGCAGGGGAGCGGGCCCCCAGTGTTGCTCGTCCACGGGTTGGGAGGTTCGGCGAACGGGTTCAGCCGCACGTTCTTCGGGCTGGCGAAGCGCTTCTCACGGGTGGTGGCGCCGGACCTGCCGGGCCATGGCTTCTCCACGGAGTACTGCGGCGGCCAGGTCTGCGTGCGCAACCAGTTCGAGGTGCTGCGCGGCTTCGTGGAGCAGGTGGTGCGGGCGCCGGGCTTCGTGGTGGGCAACTCGCTGGGCGGAGCCATGTCGGTGAACCTGGCGGCGGAGCATCCCGAGTGGGTGCGGGCGCTCGCGCTGGTGGCCCCCGCGGGCGCGGAGCTGCCGGCGGAGGAGAACCAGGCGCTGCTCGACGCCTTCGCGGTGAAGTCGCCCGCCGAGGCGCGGGCCTTCACCCGGCGCCTGTTCCACCAGGCGCCGCTGCCGGCGCTGCTGCTCGCCAACGAGCTGCGGCGCTTCTATGACACACCCACGGTGAAGGCCCTCACCGCCGAGGTGATGCAGACGCGGCTCAGCCTGTCGCCGGAGGCGGTGCGCGGGCTGATGATGCCGGTGTTGTTCATCTGGGGTGGCAGCGAACGGCTGCTGCCCTCGCGCTCGCTGGCCTGGTTCAAGAGCCACCTGCCCGCGCACGCCCAGGTGCGGGTGGTGGAGGGCTTCGGCCACGTGCCGCAGATGGAGCGGCCGGACGCGCTCGTGTCGCACCTGGTGCGCTTCGCGGATGCGTCGGGCCTCTGAGGGCCGGGTATAGACTGGGACGCCCTTCGACCCTCCTGGGGGAAAGGACGTACCGACGTGACAGGTCTCCACCAGCCATGGCGCGCGGCGCTGGCCGCGTTGCTCCTGCTGTCCGGGCCCGCGGCCGCTGACGACAAGAAGGACGCGGGGCCCCGGCCTCCGGGGCGCGCGGAGCGGGCGGAGAAGGACGACGCCACCTACCGCCAGCTCGACACCTTCGCGCGCGTGCTGTCCTACGTGGAGAACAACTACGTGGAGGCGCCGGACCGCGAGCGGCTGGTCTACGGCGCCATCCAGGGGATGCTCGACACGCTGGACCCGCACACCGTCTTCATGCCCCCGGAGGTGTTCCGGGAGATGAAGATCGACACGTCGGGGGAGTGGGGCGGCCTGGGCATCGAAATCGCGCGCAGGAGCGAGCGCATCATCGTCGTGGCGCCCATCGACGACACCCCGGCGGCGCGCGCGGGCATCAAGGCCGGCGACGAACTGGTGAGCATCGACGGGGAGTCCACGCGCGGCATGGACGTGGGCCGGGCCATGCAGAAGATGCGCGGTCCGGCGGGCGGGCGCGTGCTGCTGGGCATCATGCGCCAGGGCTTCAGCGCGCCCCGCGAAATCGCCATCATCCGCGACCACATCCGCATCGTCTCCGTGGAGGGAGCGCTGTACGACGGCATCGGCCACGTGCGGGTGAAGAACTTCCAGGACCGCACGGACCAGTACCTGCGCAAGGAGCTGGACCGGCTGCGGGGACTCAACGGCGGCAAGGAGCTGCGCGGCGTGGTGCTGGACCTGCGCAACAACCCCGGGGGCCTGCTCGACCAGGCGGTGGCGGTCAGCGACCGCTTCCTCGCGGGCAACGTCGTCATCGTCTCCACGCGCGGGCGCGACGGCCGCAACTCGACGGAGGAGCGGGCCAGGGATCGCGACACGGAGAAGGACTACCCGCTGGTGGTGCTCGTCAACGGCGGCAGCGCGTCCGCGTCCGAAATCGTCGCCGGCGCGCTCCAGGACCACGGTCGCGCCACCATCCTGGGCACGCAGACCTTCGGCAAGGGTAGCGTGCAGACCGTCATCGAACTGGAGGATGGCTCCGGGTTGAAGCTCACCATCGCGCGCTACTACACGCCCAAGGGGCGCAGCATCCAGGAGCGGGGCATCACCCCGGACTACCTGGTGCCGGACGAGCCCAACGGCAAGACGGGCCGCGACGTGCCCCGCGAGAAGGACCTCCAGCGCCACTTCCGCGCGGAGCCCGCCGCGGCCCCGGAGGCCCCCACGGCCGCGCCCAAGGGGCTGCCCGATGGCCTCAAGCCCCTCGACGCCGCCGCCTCCCTCGAGGACTACCCGTTGAAGGTCGCGCTCGAGTATCTCAACGGGCGGACCTCCCCGCAGGGGCGGCCTCCGGCGCGCGCCGCGGGTCGTTGAAGACTCCTTCCCCCTTGCATTTCGCCGTGCACTCCGTTTGATGGGCCCAGGGAAAAGGTGAACGAGTGATGCGACCTTCGAGCAAGCGCGCGGTACACGCGGCCCTGAGCGGGTGGCTGGCGGGAATGCTGGCCGTCGGACCGGCCGCCGCGCAGACCAACCTGCCTCTACGACTGGCGCCCCGGACCGTGGCGGCCGCCGCTTCCGAGACCTCCGTCACGGTGGTGGCCATCCCGCTGGACGCGGCCTCGCGCACGGAGGCGGCGCGGCTGGCGTACTGGGCGGAGCAGGCGGTGGCGCGCTCCGGGCGGCTGGAGCTGGTGCGGCTGTCGGACGCCCTGGACGCGCAGGGTCGGCAGTCGCGGGAGGCGAAGGCCGCCGAGGCCGCCGAGGCGATGAAGGAAGGCCAGAAGGCCTACGACGAGCTGGACACCCAGAAGGCGCTCGAGCAGTTCGACGCGGCGGCGAAGGCCTTCGAGGCCAGCGACCTGTCGCGGACGTTCGGCGACCTGGCCCGCGCCCGGGTGATGAAGGCCGCGTCCCAGGTGGCCAACGGCGAGAGCACGGCGGCGCAGCTGGAGATCCGCTCCATCCTCGCGGTGGACCCCCGGGCGCAGTTCTCGCCCAACTTCTTCCCGCCGGACGACATGGCCTTCGTGGAGAAGGAGCGCAAGGCGGCGCTGGCGGGCTCGACGGGCTCGCTGACGGTGACGACGGAGCCGGTGCCGGCGCAGGTGTACGTGGACGGCCAGTTCCGGGGCGTCTCCCCGGTGTCGCTGACGGGCCTGACGGCCGCGGACCACTACGTCACGGTGATGGCCCCGGGCTTCGCGGTGGGGCAGCAGCGGGCGCGCGAGGGTGACACGGCGCTGACGCTCGCGCCGGTGGCGTCCATGCGCTCGCTGCAGACCCTCAGCGAGCAGGTGGCGCGCAAGCCGGAGGGCCAGGAGCGCGACGCGGCCCTGCGGGAGCTGGGCGCGCTCGCGGGCGTGCCCCAGGTGCTCGCCCTGCTGGTGAGCGGTGGCGCGGGCACCGCGCCGCTGCAGGTGACGGCGCTGCGCATCGAGGTGTCGGACGGCCACAACCTCGCCTACGCCGTGGGCTCCGTCCCGCGCGGCGACGCCATGGCCACCGGCTCCGAGCCGCTCCTGACGAGCCTCATCGCCACGGACACGGCGCGCCTGGCCGGCAAGCCGGTGACGCACTTCCCGCCGGCCGTCAGCTCCAACCGCAAGACGACGGGCTACGTGCTGATGGCCACCGGCGTGGCGCTGCTGGCCGGCGGCATCTACTTCGGCATGGAGGCCTCCTCGAAGGAGGACGACTTCCGCCGCGCCGCGCAGAACAGCCCCCGCGCCAAGGACATGAAGGACACGGGCAAGACGTACGCCCTGGTGGCCGACATCGGCCTGCTGACGGGCCTGGTCTCCGCGGGCCTGGGCGGCTACTTCGCGTTCGCTGGAGGAGGTGGTGGTTCGAAGAGCCCCTCGAAGACCTCGCGCGTCAGCGCGCCTCCTCCGGAGCCCAAGGCCCGGCCGGCCGCGTCCAAGTCCAGCAAGAGTGATTCGCTGGCCATGCCGCCACCGCCCAAGGGCACCCGGCCGCTGAACGACTCGCTGCCCATGCCGCCGCCCCCGGCGAAGCAGGCCGCCCCGACGCCGGCCGAACCGCCGCCCACTCCCGCGAAGGCGGCCCAGGACGCGCGCCGCGAGGACGAGGCCCGGCGCGAGGAGGAGCTGCGCAAGCGCCGCGAGGAGGTGGAGCGTCAGCGCCGGGAGCTGGAGGAGCGCCGCAAGCAGGAGGACGCGGACGCCGAGCGCCAGGCCGAGGCCACGCGCAAGCGCGAGGAGGAGGCCAAGCGCCAGCGCGAGGAGGAGGAGCGGCGCAAGAAGGATGAAGAGAAGAAGCGGCCGTCCATCGACGAAGACGATCTCCGGAATTACTAGCCATGCGCCGTCCCCTTCCTTTCAGAACCGTCCTGCTGGCCCTCTGCCTGGGCCTGTCCGCGTGCAGCCTCCTGGTCGACTTCGACGAGGAGGGGCAGCCCTGTGATGAGCGCAACCAGTGCCTGGAGGGGTTCGTCTGCCGCGACGACGCGTGCGTGAGAGACGGCTCCCCGGGCCGCCCGGACGCCGGCGGCGGCGACGCGGGCACGTCCGATGCCGGCTCCGACGCTGGCTCGAGCGACGGCGGCGACGACGGGGGCCTGCCGGACGCGGGTCCGCCGGACGGCGGGTGAGCGCGGGGCGGGGCGGTCGTTCCTACAGCCCCGCGTCCGCGCGTGGTCGGCCTGCCGCGCCGTGTCCTCCGGGCCACGGCCGCCTGGCGTGGCGACCCTCGTCGTAACCCCTCGTCGTGACGGGAGTCGCCACTCCCCGTCGAGGGGCGCTCTGCCCCGCGGTGTTGGCATCCGACGTGCTTTGTGGCGTGCCCAGGAGGTCGCATCGACATGGGCAAGCGCGTTGGAGTGCTGATGGGTGGATGGGGCGAGGAGCGGGAGATTTCGCTCAAGACGGGAGAGGCCGTGGTGGCGGCCCTCGAGTCCCGTGGCCACCGGGTCACCCGCGTCTTCGCGGGGCCGGGGCTGGACCGGGCCTTGCGCGCGGCGGAGCTGGACGTGGCCTTCGTGGCGCTGCACGGGCGCATGGGCGAGGACGGCCGGGTGCAGGGGCTGTTGGAGCTGCTGGAGCTGCCGTACACCGGCTCCGGCGTGCTCGCCTCGGCGCTGGCCATGAACAAGCCCATGGCGAAGAAGCTCTTCCGGCTGCACAACCTGCCCACGCCCCAGGGCTACCGCGTGGGCCGGGACGAGGCGGCGCGCGTGGCGGAGCTGCACGGCGACCTGGGCTTCCCCTGCGTGGTGAAGCCCGCGTGCGGCGGCTCGTCGGTGGGGCTCGCCGTGGTGCGCGAGCCCGGCGCGCTCGTCGACGCGGTGGCCCAGGCGTGCCGCTACGGAGGCCAGGCCCTGGTGGAGCGCTTCGTCCCCGGCCGCGAGGTGACGGTGGGCATCCTCGGCGACGCGGTGCTGGGCAGCTGCGAAATCGCCACCCCCCGCGAGGGCTTCGACTTCGACGCCAAGTACAAGGGCGGCGCGCGCTGCCACCTGCCGCCCCGGCTGTCCGCCACCCGCGTGGCCAACGTGGAGGCCCTGGCGCTCGCGGCCTGGCGCGCGCTGGGCTGCCGCGGCTACGGCCGCGTGGACCTGCTGTGCTCCGACACGGAGAACGACGTCGTCCTGGAGGTGAACACCCTGCCGGGCTTCACCCCCACCAGCCTCCTGTCCAGGATTGCCGCCCACGCCGGCGTGGACTTCCCGGAGCTCGTCGACCGAATCCTCGCGCTCGCCACCCGCGACGAGGCGGGTATCCTCGACGCCCCCGCTGTCGCACCAGCCCCCACCGTCGCCGAACCCCGCCGCGCCGTCAGCTGACGCCCGGCCCCCATCCGCCCTGGGGCGTCGTCCGCCCGCGACGCTCCCTCTCGGAGAGGGAGGGACGCCTCTGACGCAAGGTGTCACCTCCACGTGAACGGAACGTTCAAAGTCCGGGAATAATTTGACACGCCCTTGACGCCTCCCTATTGTCCGGCGCCGATCAGTCCCGGAAGGTCAAAGCCTTGTCTTTTCGGGTACATACGGGGCGGGGGCTCTGCGGACCCAGGAGGCGGCGGTCGGCGTGAGACGGGTATCCGGTGCCGCCGCGCATGGAAGGACCGCGGGCCACGGGGGCCGCGCGGGAGGGGCTGAGCGTCACCGATGACCACCGTCGAGATCATCTTCCTGGGCGTCTATTTCAGCGTCCTGTGCGTGCTGGCGGTCTACGGCTCGCACCGGTACCGGATGGCGTTCCTGTACTACCGGCACAAGTTCAAGCTGCCGACGCCCAAGGGCCCGCTGAAGGAGCTTCCGCGCGTCACCATCCAGCTGCCCATCTTCAACGAGATGTACGTGGTGGAGCGCCTGGTGGAGTCGGTGTGTCGTATCGACTACCCGCGCGAGCTGCTGGAAATCCAGGTCCTCGACGATTCGACGGACGAGACGTGTGGCATCGCCCGCGCGTGCGTGGAGCGGCACCGGCAGAAGGGCCACGACATCGTCTACCTCCACCGCACCAACCGCGAGGGCTTCAAGGCGGGGGCGCTGGAGAACGGCCTGAAGACGGCCAAGGGCGACTTCGTCGCGGTGTTCGACGCGGACTTCGTGCCCAGCCCGGACTTCCTGCTGCGCACCGTGCCGTTCTTCTCCGACGACAAGGTGGGCATGGTGCAGGTGCGCTGGGGCCACCTCAACCGTGAGTTCTCCATCCTCACGCAGGCCCAGAGCATCTTCCTCGACGGCCACTTCATCATCGAGCACACGGCGCGCAACCGCTCCGGCTGCTTCTTCAACTTCAACGGCACCGCGGGCATCTGGCGCCGGGGCACCATCGCCGACGCCGGCGGGTGGCAGCACGACACGCTGACCGAGGACCTGGACCTGAGCTACCGCGCCCAGCTCAAGGGCTGGCAGTTCGTGTTCCTCCCGGAGGTCATCTCCCCGGCCGAGGTGCCGGTGGACATGAACGCCTTCAAGAGCCAGCAGCACCGCTGGGCCAAGGGCTCCATCCAGACGGCGAAGAAGCTCCTGCCCACCATCCTCAAGAGCAAGCTGCCGCTGGCGGTCAAGCGCGAGGCGTTCTTCCACCTCACCAACAACATGGCGTACCTGTTGATGGTGCTGCTGTCGGTGCTGATGCCCATCAGCATGGTGGTGCGCTTCCAGCACGGCCTGTACGGCACGCTGTTCCTGGACCTGCCGTTCTTCATCACCGCCACCGCGAGCGTGTGCTTCTTCTACGTGGCCGCTCAGCGCGAGCGGGGCGTGCATGGCTGGGAGCAGCTCAAGTACCTGCCCTTCCTGATGAGCCTGGGCATCGGCCTGGCCATCAACAACGCGAAGGCCGTGGCGGAGGCGCTGCTCAACCAGCAGTCGGGCTTCGCCCGCACGCCGAAGACGGGCGCCGAGGGCAAGAAGGTCATCGCGGTGAAGAAGGCGTACCGCGGCAGCAAGACGCTGATGCCGGTGGTGGAGCTGCTGTTCGCGGCCTACTTCTCCGGCGCGCTGTGGTTCGCCATCGACGCGCGCATCTACACGTCCGTGCCCTTCATCGTCCTGTTCCTGGGCGGCTTCCTGTACGTGGGCGCCTCCAGCCTGCTGCAGGGCCTGGCGGGGCGGGTGAAGCTGGCCGACCCGAGCGCCTCGGTGAACGCCGCCGAGGAGCAGGCCCGCCGCGCGGCGTAGTCGTCCGCGCCGCGCTGGAAGGTGACGGGCCGTCCCGGGTCCGTCACCTCGCGCGGTGCCCCCACCGACGAGGCGGGCTCAGGTGCCCGCGTCCGGCGTGTTCCGCAACAGCACCTGCTGCAGTCTCACCGGGGGCGGCCCTGAGCGCGAGGGCTGGCAGCCCTCGTCGATGGACGTGCTCGCCACGGAGCGCAGCGTGAGGCCCGCGTCGTCGCAGGCGACCACCTCCGTGGGGAAGCTCACGGGGCAGGGCGCTCCGGAGCCGGTGAAGCCCGTGGCGCGCGTCTGTCCCACGAAGCCCGCGGGGGTGCGCTCCAGGACGATGCTCGCGGAGCTGGCGTCCGGGGACTCCGTGCCGCCGTCCGCGCGCGCGCGCAGCACCGCGAGCGTCAGCGTCCCGCCGTCGTCCTCGCCGTGGTAGCGGAAGGCCTCGTTCTCCGCGTGGCGGTATTCGCCCGCCTGGTTGGCCTCGCACCCGGGGGGGACGCGGATGGGGGGTGGAGGTGGGGGGCGCGTCTCCGTGGTGGGTGGGGCCTTGGCGGGACAGGCGGTGAGGGACAGGACGCTGAGGCCGAGGGCCAGGGTGGGCAGGACGCGGTGCATGGGGCGCGAATCTTGGCTTAATGGACGGCGGCGGGGGACTCCGTTTGATTCCCCTCGGATGACTCTCTAACCTTCGGTCCCGTCATGAGCTTCCGACGCTGCGTCCTTCTCTCCCTGGTGGCCGTCCTGGCGATGCCGTCCTCCGCGTTCGCGCAGGAGGACGACCTGCTCGCTCCCCTCACGCCCCAGTCGTCGAAGTCCTCCTCGAAGCCGAAGACGAAGACGAAGGTGGTGAAGAAGAAGAAGCCGGAGAAGACGGCGAAGAAGCCCTCGAAGACCAAGACTCCGACGGCCACGGCCCGGGGCTCCAAGTCGAAGAAGCCCGCGCCAGCCGCCGCCGCGCCGGAAGATGATCTGCTGGCGCCGCTGGCCCCCATGAAGACGGAGCTGGTGGTGTCCATCACCGGCAATGTCCGGGGCGCGAAGCTGACGCTGGACGGGCGCGACGTGGGGGCGCTCTCCGCCGCGCCGCTGAACCTGGAGGTCTCCCCGGGCGAGCACACGCTGTTGGTCCGCAAGCCGGGCTACGCGGACTACACGCGGCGCGTCGACGCCAAGGCGGGGGTTCCCACGGAGGTGCGCGTGGCGCTGGATCCCTCCATGGGCATCGCCCAGGCGGTGGCGGACGTCGCCGGCACCATCCTGGTGGTGGATGGCGTCGAGGTGGGGCCGGTGCCCCAGCGCGACGTCCTGCTCAAGCCGGGCCGCCGCGAAATCGAGTTCCGCGCGCCAGGCTTCAAGCCGGACACGTACACCATCAACGTGCTGGCCGGCACGCCCTACGAGCTGGCCGGCCGCATGCGGCCCCTGGTGGACTCCGCCGTCGCCAGCCGCGAGGGCGACGCGCCCACGCGGTCCTCGCTCGACCCCACGCGCAGCGCGGTGACCGACGACTCGACCGACGCGCTGTCCTTCCCCGACCCGTCGGAGCCGGAGGTGTCGGAGGACACGAGCAAGCCCTGGTACAGCCGGTGGTACGTCTGGGCCGGCGTGGGCGCGGTGGTGGCCGCGGGCACCGTGGGCGCGGTGATGGCGACGCAGGACCCGGGCATCAAGGCCGCCAACCCGACCACCATCTGCGGCGGCCCGTGTGACGGCACCGTCGGCGGCGCGCGTTCCGTCCGCCGGCAGGGCGCCTTCAGCGTCCCGAAGCTCAGCACCGTCCGCTTCTGAGCGACCGGCGGGCCCCGGATTCGGGGCCCGCGCGCCACGCGTGGCTCACTCGCCCCGGAGCTCGTCGACCGGGGCGCGCTGGGGCGCGGAGAAGACGACGTAGACGTCCGACACCCGGCCCACGCCCCACGAGTCCAGCACCGTGGCGCGCAGCTGGAAGGGTTCGGACTCCGGCAGCAGCTCGGTGATGTCCACCTCGCCGGGCTCGAAGGTGAAGGCGCTGCGCCCCACGTTGTCCACCAGCTCCAGGCCCATGTGGACGTTGTCGGTGAAGCCCACCACGCCCCGGCGCTTCACCTGGCCCTTGCCGTCCAGGACCTCCAGCAGGATGAAGTTGTCCACGCCGATGCCGAGCGTGGCCTTCGCGTCGCCATAGAGCCGGGCGCGCTGGCCCTCCAGGCGCAACAGGGGCGTCTCCCCGAAGGTGACGACGCGGGGCGTGCGCTCGCCCTCGGTGGTGTCCACCTCCACGTCCTCGCGGACCCTGTCGAAGGTCAGCGTCTCCTGGGCGGGGGTGTCCATCAGCAGTCGGATGGCGCGGGGGGCGGCGGCGGGAGGCGCGGGGGGCCGGTGGGCGCAGGTCGCGAGCCCGAGGGTCGCGGTGGCCAGGACGAGGGTTCGCA from Myxococcus stipitatus encodes the following:
- a CDS encoding PEGA domain-containing protein, which produces MSFRRCVLLSLVAVLAMPSSAFAQEDDLLAPLTPQSSKSSSKPKTKTKVVKKKKPEKTAKKPSKTKTPTATARGSKSKKPAPAAAAPEDDLLAPLAPMKTELVVSITGNVRGAKLTLDGRDVGALSAAPLNLEVSPGEHTLLVRKPGYADYTRRVDAKAGVPTEVRVALDPSMGIAQAVADVAGTILVVDGVEVGPVPQRDVLLKPGRREIEFRAPGFKPDTYTINVLAGTPYELAGRMRPLVDSAVASREGDAPTRSSLDPTRSAVTDDSTDALSFPDPSEPEVSEDTSKPWYSRWYVWAGVGAVVAAGTVGAVMATQDPGIKAANPTTICGGPCDGTVGGARSVRRQGAFSVPKLSTVRF
- a CDS encoding cellulose synthase family protein, with the protein product MTTVEIIFLGVYFSVLCVLAVYGSHRYRMAFLYYRHKFKLPTPKGPLKELPRVTIQLPIFNEMYVVERLVESVCRIDYPRELLEIQVLDDSTDETCGIARACVERHRQKGHDIVYLHRTNREGFKAGALENGLKTAKGDFVAVFDADFVPSPDFLLRTVPFFSDDKVGMVQVRWGHLNREFSILTQAQSIFLDGHFIIEHTARNRSGCFFNFNGTAGIWRRGTIADAGGWQHDTLTEDLDLSYRAQLKGWQFVFLPEVISPAEVPVDMNAFKSQQHRWAKGSIQTAKKLLPTILKSKLPLAVKREAFFHLTNNMAYLLMVLLSVLMPISMVVRFQHGLYGTLFLDLPFFITATASVCFFYVAAQRERGVHGWEQLKYLPFLMSLGIGLAINNAKAVAEALLNQQSGFARTPKTGAEGKKVIAVKKAYRGSKTLMPVVELLFAAYFSGALWFAIDARIYTSVPFIVLFLGGFLYVGASSLLQGLAGRVKLADPSASVNAAEEQARRAA
- a CDS encoding PEGA domain-containing protein, with protein sequence MRPSSKRAVHAALSGWLAGMLAVGPAAAQTNLPLRLAPRTVAAAASETSVTVVAIPLDAASRTEAARLAYWAEQAVARSGRLELVRLSDALDAQGRQSREAKAAEAAEAMKEGQKAYDELDTQKALEQFDAAAKAFEASDLSRTFGDLARARVMKAASQVANGESTAAQLEIRSILAVDPRAQFSPNFFPPDDMAFVEKERKAALAGSTGSLTVTTEPVPAQVYVDGQFRGVSPVSLTGLTAADHYVTVMAPGFAVGQQRAREGDTALTLAPVASMRSLQTLSEQVARKPEGQERDAALRELGALAGVPQVLALLVSGGAGTAPLQVTALRIEVSDGHNLAYAVGSVPRGDAMATGSEPLLTSLIATDTARLAGKPVTHFPPAVSSNRKTTGYVLMATGVALLAGGIYFGMEASSKEDDFRRAAQNSPRAKDMKDTGKTYALVADIGLLTGLVSAGLGGYFAFAGGGGGSKSPSKTSRVSAPPPEPKARPAASKSSKSDSLAMPPPPKGTRPLNDSLPMPPPPAKQAAPTPAEPPPTPAKAAQDARREDEARREEELRKRREEVERQRRELEERRKQEDADAERQAEATRKREEEAKRQREEEERRKKDEEKKRPSIDEDDLRNY
- a CDS encoding S41 family peptidase, which codes for MTGLHQPWRAALAALLLLSGPAAADDKKDAGPRPPGRAERAEKDDATYRQLDTFARVLSYVENNYVEAPDRERLVYGAIQGMLDTLDPHTVFMPPEVFREMKIDTSGEWGGLGIEIARRSERIIVVAPIDDTPAARAGIKAGDELVSIDGESTRGMDVGRAMQKMRGPAGGRVLLGIMRQGFSAPREIAIIRDHIRIVSVEGALYDGIGHVRVKNFQDRTDQYLRKELDRLRGLNGGKELRGVVLDLRNNPGGLLDQAVAVSDRFLAGNVVIVSTRGRDGRNSTEERARDRDTEKDYPLVVLVNGGSASASEIVAGALQDHGRATILGTQTFGKGSVQTVIELEDGSGLKLTIARYYTPKGRSIQERGITPDYLVPDEPNGKTGRDVPREKDLQRHFRAEPAAAPEAPTAAPKGLPDGLKPLDAAASLEDYPLKVALEYLNGRTSPQGRPPARAAGR
- a CDS encoding alpha/beta fold hydrolase; protein product: MDLMDGMQKAVRRVLVARGVESSTAEVGGQAVHYYSLNGQGSGPPVLLVHGLGGSANGFSRTFFGLAKRFSRVVAPDLPGHGFSTEYCGGQVCVRNQFEVLRGFVEQVVRAPGFVVGNSLGGAMSVNLAAEHPEWVRALALVAPAGAELPAEENQALLDAFAVKSPAEARAFTRRLFHQAPLPALLLANELRRFYDTPTVKALTAEVMQTRLSLSPEAVRGLMMPVLFIWGGSERLLPSRSLAWFKSHLPAHAQVRVVEGFGHVPQMERPDALVSHLVRFADASGL
- a CDS encoding D-alanine--D-alanine ligase, which produces MGKRVGVLMGGWGEEREISLKTGEAVVAALESRGHRVTRVFAGPGLDRALRAAELDVAFVALHGRMGEDGRVQGLLELLELPYTGSGVLASALAMNKPMAKKLFRLHNLPTPQGYRVGRDEAARVAELHGDLGFPCVVKPACGGSSVGLAVVREPGALVDAVAQACRYGGQALVERFVPGREVTVGILGDAVLGSCEIATPREGFDFDAKYKGGARCHLPPRLSATRVANVEALALAAWRALGCRGYGRVDLLCSDTENDVVLEVNTLPGFTPTSLLSRIAAHAGVDFPELVDRILALATRDEAGILDAPAVAPAPTVAEPRRAVS
- a CDS encoding murein hydrolase activator EnvC family protein — encoded protein: MSRLLVLALVTVLASPLALAQQHEQQEQAAVREKLSAQRATLALIESKKLSVLEGLELMEEMVAFSRRRVRALESDLVVFRKRVVLAEREEALLREALRVQLRRLSPRLRTLYRVMRRRPLEVLLSAEDFAALVWRARALEASMSGDLELLRGVQRVAHLQRQSLRELKRLQASLTTRVAFLQEQERLARAQHEALEEVVGSLAGEAELARRAVRELEQADAELTQVVRDLKEGPATSGFGALKGKLPRPTRGIVEVGFGKVVNPRFNTVTVQKGLDIRAPAGAPVQAVAEGTVVYAGALRGYGNLLIVDHGDGYHTLMAHLASILPQLGAPVVAGEVVGEVGDTGSLKGPYLYFEVRKAGQAVDPALWLAPSP